Proteins encoded in a region of the Arvicanthis niloticus isolate mArvNil1 chromosome 16, mArvNil1.pat.X, whole genome shotgun sequence genome:
- the Vdac3 gene encoding non-selective voltage-gated ion channel VDAC3: MCNTPTYCDLGKAAKDVFNKGYGFGMVKIDLKTKSCSGVEFSTSGHAYTDTGKASGNLETKYKVCNYGLTFTQKWNTDNTLGTEISWENKLAEGLKLTLDTIFVPNTGKKSGKLKASYKRECFSLGSNVDIDFSGPTIYGWAVLAFEGWLAGYQMSFDTAKSKLSQNNFALGYKAADFQLHTHVNDGTEFGGSIYQKVNEKIETSINLAWTAGSNNTRFGIATKYKLDCRTSLSAKVNNASLIGLGYTQTLRPGVKLTLSALIDGKNFTAGGHKVGLGFELEA, from the exons ATGTGTAACACACCAACTTACTGCGACCTAGGAAAGGCTGCCAAGGATGTCTTTAACAAAGGGTATG GGTTTGGCATGGTCAAAATAGATCTGAAAACCAAGTCTTGTAGTGGAGTG GAATTTTCTACTTCAGGTCATGCTTATACTGATACAGGGAAAGCATCAGGCAACCTAGAGACCAAATATAAGGTCTGTAACTATGGACTCACCTTCACCCAAAAGTGGAACACAGACAATACTCTTGGGACAGAAATCTCTTGGGAGAATAAG ttgGCTGAAGGGTTGAAACTGACTCTTGATACCATATTTGTACCAAACACAGG aaaGAAGAGTGGGAAATTAAAGGCCTCCTATAAACGTGAATGTTTTAGTCTCGGCAGTAATGTTGACATAGATTTTTCTGGACCGACCATCTATGGCTGGGCTGTGTTGGCCTTTGAAGGTTGGCTTGCTGGCTATCAGATGAGTTTTGACACAGCCAAGTCCAAACTGTCTCAGAATAATTTTGCTCTTGGTTACAAGGCTGCAGACTTCCAACTGCATACTCATGT GAACGACGGCACTGAATTTGGAGGCTCTATCTACCAGAAAGTCAACGAGAAGATTGAAACGTCAATAAACCTGGCGTGGACAGCTGGCAGCAACAACACTCGTTTTGGCATCGCTACTAAATACAAGCTGGATTGTAGAACTTCTCTATCT GCCAAAGTAAACAATGCCAGTTTAATTGGACTGGGTTATACGCAGACCCTTCGACCAG GAGTCAAACTGACCCTGTCAGCTTTAATAGATGGAAAGAACTTCACTGCAGGAGGCCACAAGGTTGGATTGGGATTTGAACTGGAGGCTTAA
- the LOC143434632 gene encoding uncharacterized protein LOC143434632 has product MIRMGNALLMHEEHPPFGRQECKTSLTGAGHAREGGESRVGCRFGVPGLVLSRNRPPSSLAPGRTPVRTPGAAEGRGPGRRLPPSGDQQGPGSGVSPPRLALGRRPSAPHPRPRLVRPAGPPPTRPVAAAASPTTRGSSRTNAVCACATSLPAAPARPSPHSASARGAAPQTRRAGARGRRVRQLSGFACACAGGSSRRVTGAGCGNGRKALRTLAVPGGAVLARTCRSHGYRSLKGARAGRQQRTEAGSADASCKLECRSLTCHPLVDDLQIFMGTSSQVTYTFKMNHSADDLHSQKIALTKRLKLTPCALSCTERDTRQQYSYVICLLTRKQIQIKGPSANQVLSLFNVMKDDEKGTRRF; this is encoded by the exons ATGATTCGGATGGGAAATGCACTGCTG ATGCACGAAGAGCATCCTCCCTTCGGCCGTCAGGAGTGCAAGACAAGCCTGACAGGTGCTGGACACGCCAGAGAGGGGGGTGAGAGCAGGGTCGGGTGTAGGTTTGGGGTTCCAGGACTCGTCCTCTCTAGAAACCGCCCTCCTTCCAGCCTGGCCCCGGGCAGAACGCCAGTGCGCACGCCGGGCGCGGCGGAAGGTCGCGGCCCAGGGCGGCGACTCCCGCCCTCAGGCGACCAGCAGGGTCCCGGCAGCGGAGTCTCCCCGCCTCGCCTCGCCCTAGGCCGCCGCCCCTCAGCTCCTCATCCGCGGCCTCGGCTCGTCAGGCCCGCCGGCCCTCCGCCCACCCGGCCCGTGGCGGCGGCCGCCTCACCTACAACCCGAGG GTCTTCTCGAACCAACGCCGTCTGCGCCTGCGCGACCTCGCTCCCCGCCGCGCCTGCGCGCCCGTCGCCGCACAGCGCGAGTGCGCGCGGCGCCGCGCCTCAGACCCGACGCGCAGGTGCCCGCGGCCGGCGTGTCCGCCAACTGTCCGGCTTCGCGTGCGCGTGCGCAGGAGGCTCCAGCAGGCGGGTGACCGGCGCGGGGTGTGGAAATGGCCGAAAGGCCTTGAGGACCTTAGCTGTGCCCGGAGGCGCCGTTCTCGCGAGAACGTGCCGAAGCCATGGCTACCGATCCCTGAAAGGAGCGCGGGCAGGGCGCCAGCAGAGAACCGAGGCGGGTTCTGCAGACGCGAGCTGCAAGCTAGAGTGTCGCTCCCTGACCTGCCACCCTCTGGTGGATGACTTGCAGATCTTTATGGGAACTTCGTCCCAGGTCACCTATACTTTTAAGAT GAATCACTCCGCGGATGACCTTCACAGCCAGAAAATCGCCTTAACCAAGAGATTAAAGCTAACTCCTTGTGCCCTGTCATGCACAGAAAGGGACACAAGACAACAATATTCTTATGTAATTTGTCTATTGACAAGGAAGCAAATCCAAATTAAGGGACCTTCGGCAAATCAAGTGCTCAGTCTCTTCAATGTCATGAAAGATGACGAAAAGGGTACCAGACGGTTCTag